From Bos mutus isolate GX-2022 chromosome 5, NWIPB_WYAK_1.1, whole genome shotgun sequence, one genomic window encodes:
- the WNT1 gene encoding proto-oncogene Wnt-1, producing the protein MGHWALLPCWVSAALLLALAALPAALAANSSGRWWGIVNVASSTNLLTDSKSLQLVLEPSLQLLSRKQRRLIRQNPGILHSVSGGLQSAVRECKWQFRNRRWNCPTASGPHLFGKIVNRGCRETAFIFAITSAGVTHSVARSCSEGSIESCTCDYRRRGPGGPDWHWGGCSDNIDFGRLFGREFVDSGEKGRDLRFLMNLHNNEAGRTTVFSEMRQECKCHGMSGSCTVRTCWMRLPTLRAVGDVLRDRFDGASRVLYGNRGNNRASRAELLRLEPEDPAHKPPSPHDLVYFEKSPNFCTYSGRLGTAGTAGRACNSSSPALDGCELLCCGRGHRTRTQRVTERCNCTFHWCCHVSCRNCTHTRVLHECL; encoded by the exons ATGGGGCACTGGGCGCTGCTGCCTTGCTGGGTTTCTGCTGCGTTGTTGCTGGCGCTGGCCGCTCTGCCTGCAGCCCTGGCCGCCAACAGCAGTGGCCGATGGTG GGGCATCGTGAACGTAGCCTCCTCCACGAACCTGCTGACCGATTCCAAGAGTCTGCAGCTGGTACTCGAGCCCAGTCTGCAGCTGCTGAGCCGCAAACAGCGGCGGCTGATCCGCCAGAACCCGGGGATCCTGCACAGCGTGAGCGGGGGGCTGCAGAGCGCTGTGCGAGAGTGCAAGTGGCAGTTCCGGAACCGCCGCTGGAACTGTCCCACGGCTTCGGGGCCCCACCTCTTCGGCAAGATCGTCAACCGAG GCTGTCGGGAAACAGCATTTATCTTCGCCATCACCTCGGCCGGGGTCACCCACTCGGTGGCGCGCTCCTGCTCAGAGGGCTCCATCGAATCCTGCACGTGCGACTATCGGCGGCGCGGTCCTGGGGGCCCCGATTGGCACTGGGGAGGCTGCAGCGACAACATCGACTTCGGCCGCCTCTTCGGCCGGGAGTTTGTGGACTCGGGAGAGAAGGGGCGGGACCTTCGCTTCCTCATGAACCTTCACAACAATGAGGCGGGGCGCACG ACCGTGTTCTCCGAGATGCGCCAGGAGTGCAAGTGCCACGGGATGTCGGGCTCATGCACGGTGCGCACGTGCTGGATGCGGCTGCCCACGCTGCGCGCAGTGGGCGACGTGCTGCGGGACCGCTTCGACGGTGCCTCGCGCGTCCTCTACGGCAACCGCGGCAACAACCGTGCATCGCGGGCGGAACTGCTGCGCCTGGAGCCGGAGGACCCGGCTCACAAGCCTCCCTCGCCCCACGACCTCGTCTACTTCGAGAAGTCGCCCAACTTCTGCACGTACAGCGGACGCCTGGGTACTGCGGGCACGGCGGGTCGCGCCTGCAATAGCTCGTCGCCCGCGCTGGATGGCTGCGAGCTGCTCTGCTGTGGCCGGGGCCACCGCACGCGCACGCAGCGCGTCACCGAGCGCTGCAACTGCACCTTCCACTGGTGCTGCCACGTCAGCTGCCGCAACTGCACGCACACGCGCGTACTGCACGAGTGCCTGTGA
- the WNT10B gene encoding protein Wnt-10b isoform X2 encodes MREEPRPRPPPLGLAGLLFLALCSRALGNEIQGLKLPGGGEPPLTANTVCLTLSGLSKQQLGLCLRSPDVTASALQGLHIAVHECQHQLRDQRWNCSALEGGGRLPHHSAILKRGFRESAFSFSMLAAGVMHAVATACSLGKLVSCGCGWKGSGEQDRLRAKLLQLQALSRGKSFSHSLPSSGPGSGPSPGPQDTWEWGGCNHDMDFGEKFSRDFLDSREAPRDIQARMRIHNNRVGRQVVTENLKRKCKCHGTSGSCQLKTCWRAPPEFRAVGAALRERLDRAIFIDTHNRNSGAFQPRLRPRRLSGELVYFENSPDFCERDPTVGSPGTQGRACNKTSHQLGSCGSLCCGRGHNVLRQTRVERCNCRFHWCCYVLCDECKVTEWVNVCK; translated from the exons ATGCGGGAGGAGCCCCGGCCGCGGCCTCCGCCCTTGGGCCTCGCCGGTCTCCTGTTCCTGGCGTTGTGCAGTCG GGCCCTCGGCAATGAGATTCAGGGCTTGAAGCTGCCGGGCGGCGGCGAGCCGCCGCTGACCGCCAACACCGTGTGCTTGACGCTGTCGGGCCTGAGCAAGCAGCAGCTGGGCCTGTGCCTGCGCAGCCCCGACGTGACGGCGTCGGCGCTCCAGGGCCTGCACATCGCGGTCCACGAGTGCCAGCACCAGCTGCGGGACCAGCGCTGGAACTGCTCGGCGCTCGAGGGCGGCGGCCGCCTGCCGCACCACAGCGCCATCCTCAAGCGCG GTTTCCGAGAGAgcgctttttccttctccatgctgGCTGCTGGGGTCATGCATGCGGTAGCCACCGCCTGCAGCCTGGGCAAGCTGGTGAGCTGTGGCTGTGGCTGGAAGGGCAGTGGTGAGCAGGATCGACTGAGGGCGAAACTGCTGCAGCTGCAGGCACTATCGCGGGGCAAGAGCTTTTCCCACTCCCTGCCCAGCTCGGGCCCCGGCTCCGGTCCCAGCCCTGGCCCCCAGGACACGTGGGAATGGGGCGGCTGTAACCATGACATGGACTTCGGGGAGAAGTTCTCTCGGGATTTTTTGGATTCCAGGGAAGCTCCTCGGGACATCCAGGCACGAATGCGGATCCACAACAACAGGGTGGGGCGTCAG GTGGTAACTGAAAACCTGAAGCGGAAATGCAAGTGCCATGGTACGTCAGGCAGCTGCCAGCTCAAGACGTGCTGGAGGGCACCCCCAGAGTTCCGGGCAGTGGGAGCAGCCTTGAGGGAGCGGCTGGACCGGGCCATCTTCATTGATACTCACAACCGCAACTCCGGAGCCTTTCAACCCCGTCTTCGGCCCCGTCGCCTTTCAGGAGAGCTGGTCTACTTCGAGAACTCTCCTGACTTCTGTGAGCGAGACCCCACTGTGGGCTCCCCAGGCACGCAGGGCCGGGCCTGCAACAAGACGAGCCACCAGCTGGGTAGCTGTGGCAGCCTGTGCTGTGGCCGAGGGCACAACGTGCTCCGGCAGACCCGAGTCGAGCGCTGTAATTGCCGCTTCCACTGGTGCTGCTACGTGCTGTGTGACGAGTGCAAGGTCACAGAGTGGGTCAATGTGTGTAAGTGA
- the WNT10B gene encoding protein Wnt-10b isoform X1 gives MTTGDQRLGSLVWVATPSLQPWRSQSRPCSICPSGPSGPGFDMREEPRPRPPPLGLAGLLFLALCSRALGNEIQGLKLPGGGEPPLTANTVCLTLSGLSKQQLGLCLRSPDVTASALQGLHIAVHECQHQLRDQRWNCSALEGGGRLPHHSAILKRGFRESAFSFSMLAAGVMHAVATACSLGKLVSCGCGWKGSGEQDRLRAKLLQLQALSRGKSFSHSLPSSGPGSGPSPGPQDTWEWGGCNHDMDFGEKFSRDFLDSREAPRDIQARMRIHNNRVGRQVVTENLKRKCKCHGTSGSCQLKTCWRAPPEFRAVGAALRERLDRAIFIDTHNRNSGAFQPRLRPRRLSGELVYFENSPDFCERDPTVGSPGTQGRACNKTSHQLGSCGSLCCGRGHNVLRQTRVERCNCRFHWCCYVLCDECKVTEWVNVCK, from the exons aTGACCACTGGGGACCAGAGGCTTGGCTCTCTAGTCTGGGTCGCCACACCCTCCTTGCAGCCTTGGCGGTCCCAGAGCAG GCCCTGCTCGATCTGCCCATCGGGGCCTTCGGGCCCGGGATTCGACATGCGGGAGGAGCCCCGGCCGCGGCCTCCGCCCTTGGGCCTCGCCGGTCTCCTGTTCCTGGCGTTGTGCAGTCG GGCCCTCGGCAATGAGATTCAGGGCTTGAAGCTGCCGGGCGGCGGCGAGCCGCCGCTGACCGCCAACACCGTGTGCTTGACGCTGTCGGGCCTGAGCAAGCAGCAGCTGGGCCTGTGCCTGCGCAGCCCCGACGTGACGGCGTCGGCGCTCCAGGGCCTGCACATCGCGGTCCACGAGTGCCAGCACCAGCTGCGGGACCAGCGCTGGAACTGCTCGGCGCTCGAGGGCGGCGGCCGCCTGCCGCACCACAGCGCCATCCTCAAGCGCG GTTTCCGAGAGAgcgctttttccttctccatgctgGCTGCTGGGGTCATGCATGCGGTAGCCACCGCCTGCAGCCTGGGCAAGCTGGTGAGCTGTGGCTGTGGCTGGAAGGGCAGTGGTGAGCAGGATCGACTGAGGGCGAAACTGCTGCAGCTGCAGGCACTATCGCGGGGCAAGAGCTTTTCCCACTCCCTGCCCAGCTCGGGCCCCGGCTCCGGTCCCAGCCCTGGCCCCCAGGACACGTGGGAATGGGGCGGCTGTAACCATGACATGGACTTCGGGGAGAAGTTCTCTCGGGATTTTTTGGATTCCAGGGAAGCTCCTCGGGACATCCAGGCACGAATGCGGATCCACAACAACAGGGTGGGGCGTCAG GTGGTAACTGAAAACCTGAAGCGGAAATGCAAGTGCCATGGTACGTCAGGCAGCTGCCAGCTCAAGACGTGCTGGAGGGCACCCCCAGAGTTCCGGGCAGTGGGAGCAGCCTTGAGGGAGCGGCTGGACCGGGCCATCTTCATTGATACTCACAACCGCAACTCCGGAGCCTTTCAACCCCGTCTTCGGCCCCGTCGCCTTTCAGGAGAGCTGGTCTACTTCGAGAACTCTCCTGACTTCTGTGAGCGAGACCCCACTGTGGGCTCCCCAGGCACGCAGGGCCGGGCCTGCAACAAGACGAGCCACCAGCTGGGTAGCTGTGGCAGCCTGTGCTGTGGCCGAGGGCACAACGTGCTCCGGCAGACCCGAGTCGAGCGCTGTAATTGCCGCTTCCACTGGTGCTGCTACGTGCTGTGTGACGAGTGCAAGGTCACAGAGTGGGTCAATGTGTGTAAGTGA